The sequence TGTATTGGGCAAATAAAACTTCGTGCACATTGGAATGGCTATGCTTTTATAGAAGATATTTCGGTTGCAAAAAAAATGAGGGGGAAATCTATTGGAACTGCATTATTAAACAAGGCAGCCGAGTGGGCAAAACAAAACAAATTAATGGGTCTTGTGCTCGAAACTCAGGATGTTAATCTTTTAGCTTGCCGATTTTATGCAAAAAACAATTTTATAATTGGTGCAGTAGATACTATGATGTATTCTAACTTCCCGACGGCTAATGAAATAGCTATTTACTGGTATAAAAAAATTTGCTAGAAGATTGGCGTGAGTAATATAGAACAGATACGAAAGAAGCGAATTACTTCGACTAAAACTATATTCACGCTGTGGGCTATTCGGTCCTTGGTCTGCTAGAGGTATTTCGGGGAGGGAGAATATGGAATAAAAGCGACAATATTGATGCTAAAAGAATTGGAAAACAGATTGGAAAACTTAGGTGGACAGGATTGCTTAATTGGAAATTGTACTGAAGGTGATTTTAAAAGACTCAAAAAAACAACAAAATTAAATTTTGAATACCTATATTGAGTGAATTCGAAGAGGGAACATAACAATATATTCACGCATCGGCGAACAAGTGGCCTCGGCCAGGAAGATAACTCGAAGAAGCTATTGCCGGGAAACATCCGCACCGACTAACTACATCGCGGCTGCTCACTACGTTCACTTAAGTCACTGGAACGTCGTGAACACAACTACGTTATACGCAAGTTAGTAATAGATTGTATAAAACCTCTAAGTTCACAAAATCTATCTTAAAACCAAAATGCAACATGATATCTAAACCAAGTATTGCTTCGAATCCATATGATTCTTTTGTGATTCCAAGCTGGATGGTGAAGTTTTGAAGTGAAAGGTGATCTATAAATAGATTAGAAACTGCTTTTTGGTAGCATAATTCACTTTGTCCACAATACCAAACATGCGAACTGACTTACCACTAATAAAATCGATTTCTAAACCGATTTTGTCAACAACATCGGTGTCAAAGATGGTGGTGGAACATCCTGTATCTAAAAGGACATTATTCAAGAAAATGGTTTGATTATTGTAAGTTAATGGGAAATAGATAATCAGAAACCGTTGATTAATTGAATTTTCATTGAAGACCTCTAATTCCAGTGAATGGCTGTTCAATTACTTCAATGTGCTCATTACTTGTATAGAATACATATAATTCTCTACTCGGATCTGATAAGTGAAGTTTTTTATATGAACTCCAAGCTTCTTTAGGGATTAAGAAGTCTGATATAACTGACATATTATTAATACTTCTTTTATGATTTAAGGATTGAGTAGATAAAGCTTCGACTAGGACCCATTTTCCCGGATATTTTTCTCGTACAGTTGGCCAATCCATATTCAAAAACACCTCCAAAACATATATAAACATTGTACAATCGAATAAAGAAACAAGCAATGTGAGTGACTCAAAGAAGAGCGTATAAAATTTCAGCGAAATTTTTGAGTTTGTGAATACAACAACGTTAAGTGAAATACCGCTAGAGAAGAAACACATAAGAGATGGAGAAATAGTGTGATATGGCGCTCACTTAAGCCTCGTGAATTCTTGATTACAATAACGTTAGGCGAAATGGCCTAACCCATCAAAGGAGAAATAATGTGTCTCATTTTCCTATATTAGAAACAGAAAGATTTGTGCTACGACAGCTAACACGAGACGATTCCATAGCAATATTTCAATACTTCTCTTTGGATGAAGTTACGAAGTTTTATGATTTGGAGAGTTTCACAAATATTGAACAAGCAGAAGAACTAATTCAAAAATGGAATCAAAGATTTGAAAGAAATCAAGCCATTCGCTGGGGAATCACTTTGAAGTCGGAAAACAGAGTAATTGGAACATGTGGATTTCATGGTTGGATGAAAAATCATTCTAAAGCGGAAATTGGATATGAATTAACACCACAATATTGGCGACAAGGTTTTATGACTGAGGTGCTTGAAAAGATAATAGAATATGGATTTAATGATCTTGGATTAAACCGCATTGAAGCATTTGTAGAGCCAGAGAATAGGGGATCAAGAAAGGTGCTCAAGAAAATTGGATTCAGTGAAGAAGGGACATTGAACGAATATTTTTATTGGGGAAATCGGTTTGTGGATACTGTGATATATGCATTACTTAAGAAAGAGTATAAAGTGCATTAATAACGTTAGGCGGAACGATCGAAGAATGAACCCAAGGAGAGCAACCAATGAAAAAATCAAGAATAATCATAGTTCCATTATTTTTGATCATCTTATTTGGATGCAGCAATAATCTAATTAGTGAAAATTCAAAAAAAGAATGTAGCAAAGCAGAACGGTTTATTACTGATAAGGGCTATTTGATAACTAGT comes from Paenibacillus sp. 19GGS1-52 and encodes:
- a CDS encoding GNAT family N-acetyltransferase, with protein sequence MIIKMTISNIKDYNKSNESFTVIGRIIPKYEDGIWSYTEELFSEQYYKQYDKEDIDISCIDDENKAVYLYYFDNNCIGQIKLRAHWNGYAFIEDISVAKKMRGKSIGTALLNKAAEWAKQNKLMGLVLETQDVNLLACRFYAKNNFIIGAVDTMMYSNFPTANEIAIYWYKKIC
- a CDS encoding GNAT family protein, which translates into the protein MSHFPILETERFVLRQLTRDDSIAIFQYFSLDEVTKFYDLESFTNIEQAEELIQKWNQRFERNQAIRWGITLKSENRVIGTCGFHGWMKNHSKAEIGYELTPQYWRQGFMTEVLEKIIEYGFNDLGLNRIEAFVEPENRGSRKVLKKIGFSEEGTLNEYFYWGNRFVDTVIYALLKKEYKVH